Within the Populus trichocarpa isolate Nisqually-1 chromosome 14, P.trichocarpa_v4.1, whole genome shotgun sequence genome, the region GAAAAATCATTAAGTAATCTGAGCATAACAtgtgaaaaggaaaggaaagaaaaaagaaaaggcattatTAACCCAGACGGTTACAAGGAACTTCCCTGACATATTTGCTTTTGGACAAGAAACTTCCatgcatcatcttcttcttttcgaATTTATTAAGGTTTGTCTCAAGGACAAAAATTActacaaggtttttttatttttttagaatcataaaaattatgagGTTAACATGGCTATTGCCAAAATCAGTCCTTTTTATTATCACTTCatctactgtttttttttttttatcattttatttcattttcaagcaaaaagtcAAAAATAGGATATTCccactactatttttttttattattatttcttataaacTTACTCTCTCAaagttaaaagtatttttttttgcccGAAGCAGTGACTGCTTTACTTGGAAGTTAAAGAATATGGTAATGAGTGACGTGTCGACTGTggataattgaaaaaagaaaaaaggtgaaaaataaCTGATAAATGGAGATCAGGTTGCGGAAAAAGATTCCATAATATCTAAGAAATTGACTCCTCCTTTCTGTCATCTCCTCAGGTTTGGTCTAGATACACGTCTCTCAGCACTCCAAGCCGTTGATATGCAGACAGAGAAAGTAACGTCCTCTCCTTCCATTAGATAAAGAACTAAGTCGGTGGATACGAGACTAGCATCCTTAATTCCTTAACAAGAAAGATCAAAAGGAGCTAGAGGCTAGCTTTGGCTGGttcttgagaaagaaaaaaacatgaagttttGCAAGAAATATCAGGAGTACATGCAAGGACAGCAGAAACAACTACCCGGGGTTGATTTCAAAAAGCTCAAAAAGATTTTGAAGAAGTGTAGGAAAGACTTTGAATCTCACCAGGACCATGATGGCCAGTCCTGTCCTCACCATTGTCCCGGTACTCAATTCTATTGCAAATGATTGTTATCCActgtttcttatttatttgtagCATTGGTTAGTTTGTAGGGATATGATAGTTTCTGTTTCTTTCTATTCCTAGGATATTGGTGTCTCTTAGCAGGTTTGTCTGATTTTACAGAAGAACGTGAAGTTTTGTTCTTATTGGAGTGATGTTTACATcgatttaaatttttctttttgaagtggcatcttatgttttttgttataatgatttttttttataggtttgttCTTTGTATCTGCTATTCCTTCTTTAACTCAAATTCACTTGCAGTGTGCGATGGTACCTTTTTCCCATCCCTTGTGAAGGAAATGTCTGCAGTAGTTGGTTGCTTCAATAAACGTGCCCAGAAATTACTTGAGCTGCACCTGGCATCTGGGTTTCGAAAATACTTCATGTGGTTCCAAGGCAGGTTACAAAAAGACCACGCTGCCTTGATTCAAGAAGGCAAGGATCTGGTTACCTATGCACTGATCAATGCTATTGCAGTTCGAAAAATACTAAAGAAATATGACAAGGTATGCTTGTCTCAAAATAAGATGAATGGATTACAATACTGAATTCGAACGATCTGTTTTAGGTTAGCAAGCTTGATATATCTTCCCTCTATGGTTACAGATCCATTACTCCAAGCAAGGACAGGCCTTCAAGTCAAAAGCTCAAAGTATGCACATTGAGATCCTTCAGTCCCCATGGCTTTGTGAGCTTATGGCTTTTCACATTAATTTAAGGGAGACAAAGGTCAAGCCAAACAAGGCCCCTGCATTGTTCGAGGGGTGCTCGCTAACTTTTGATGATGACAAACCATCACTCTCTTGTGAGCTTTTTGACTCCATCAAGCTTGATATTGATTTGACCTGTTCTATATGCTTGGTAAGTTACTAAATTTCATTTTGCTACGAAATATGCTCTACATAATATCCAGTAATTGTTTGTTTAAAATCTGATGTCTCGCCTAATCTTCAATGAAAAGAAGCAAATAAAATTTCACAACTGGATTCAAGGTCTAATTTACAATGACTGCAGCAAGAGCTGGTAGAatttgttgactttttctgGAAAACATCATTTATGCATGAGATACCTTATGGATTGACACACTAGCTGCTGCTCCTCCTTTTCTAGTTCCATATATCACTCGGGACCTGTTAGATCGTAGACCAATCTTACTTTTTACCCGACAGTGAGTCTCTATGGTGAATTAAGAGATATGGCCAATTTGAACCCGGCCTTTTACACTGAATTTGGCATCTGCTCTCCTCAAGATCAGACGAATAATTCTGGTCTAATTAgcttttctttcataatttactatttataagTGCATACGCTGTTCTCCGCATGCGTGCATGTATTGAGCTACATAGCTATCGTTACAAGAGTGTAAAGCGTGTGCATTGAGTTTGTTATCATTGTGATTTGATGACCGGTATCTGATTTAGATTGTTTAATTATCTCTACTGGTGACAGGATACTGTATTTGATCCAGTTTCTCTAACATGTGGCCATATATTCTGCTATATGTGTGCTTGTTCTGCTGCTTCAGTGACCATTGTCGATGGACTCAAGGCAGCAGAACCTAAAGAAAAATGCCCTCTATGCCGGAAGGTTAGTTAACATTATTTAGTAGTtattctcctctctctctctctctcactctcttttCCTTTGAAGCAATATGCCCGCTAAGCATCGCTGCAATTTTGCTTCGAGATGATTTTAAATGATCCTTTTGAAGTTAGGAAATTAGACTCGGAAAATGAAACTGATGCTACACGACAGGTTCTTGAATATTAGCCTTGTTCGATCCCTACCATTACTTCAATCCATCGCCTATTGCTCATCTGAATTCACAGGGACTCCACGCaatttgacttattttttcCGTCCTTATTTTTGTCACTGGCTCTGTACTGTAGAAGGAAATAACCTATCCATTCTGATTGAACCATTTCCTCCCCTGGTTTCTTTAATTGGCATCATGCACAATGTTCTTGATGAACACGATATTTCGCCTCCCTTTTCATCATCAAGTTTACTGTTGATACTGGTCCAGTGCTTCGTTTAAAAGTTATAGAAGTGTCTTGTGTTGCACTATGAAGAAAGGCTTATATCTTTAATCAAATGTAGGAAAATCAGTTGGATTGTGTAATGCTGGCAGATTCAATGAAAACCCTGAAGTATCAGATGCATGTTTCTggcaataacaataacaatctgcttatttcatttctttttttgcacggtctgttttttttctttttcgttttctaagaatcttcattttctaactttatttttgttattgtagaCCGGAGTTTACGAAGGTGCCCTACACTTGGAAGagcttaatattttattaagcaGAAGGTATCCTTTTCTCTTCATGACAAATCAGTTTGATTATACTTTAGCTGTAAGTTTAAGATTCTCGTCATCACGTGTTCTTCCTCGCTCAGAGGGACTCACAAGAAACAGGAAGGGAAGAGAGAAGGAGGGACATGCTACCTGTGTTTTTCACATTTTATACCTTTTGCTAATTTCTTGCTTTCATTGGAATTTCGAAACAGTTTCCACAAGTACTGGGAGCAACGACTTCAGACGGAAAGGATAGAGAGGATTCGGCAGGTGAAGGAGCACTGGGAATCTCAGTGTCGAGCATTCATGGGTGTCTAGTTCGGAATTTCTTCTCCTAGTTGTCAATAGATCGATTTAGGCGCAGATAACATGCTGTAAATCTTTCCCAATTCCCATAATGTTACTGTGTTAATGTCTTCCGTTCCTCAAGCCAGGATTTCGTATGTGTTGATGTATAAATGCCGCTGCAATTCAAGTTAGTGGACAGGAGATGTTGATCTGCTTGGCTTGATCGGAACACTGTTACGTTGCACGTGTTGATTTACAACCTCAGAGATTGAGAATAGATTATTGCTTTAAATGAAAGgaatctgtttttttcttcgcTCTCTCCCCACCTCTTGAATGAAACAGTGCAGCAGACTATCTTGGTCACATATGATTCTGCATCTTGTGGAGAGTGAGCTAAGCTCCCACAAGAGCTGCCGCGGTACGGGCAAACTCAAAGTTAGGGCTGCAAATAAGTTGCAACATCACATGATATCACTTCAGGTTCGGTTATGAAGGCTATAATTTTACCACTCTAGCAACAAGGATCACCATGAAGAAACCGGTTTGTAAGATCTCCCAGCTCCAGCCAAGGACACCAAAAATCCTTCCTaactccactttttttttttttttgctagaagCCGTACAGCTACCATGGTTAATGGCATTTGTCACCTTGGTATTATGTTTTACATGagattagataaaatttaaaaaaattatttttttatttttttaatatattaatatcaaaaataattattttaatatattttaaaataaaaaatattttaaaaaataattgccgCTCACAGGCACTCTCTTTGCTCATCAACTATTTTGGTGGTTCCAAAAAACAGGACTGCCATCCTCCCGTCCAtccaatttaagtttttgaactTGACTCTACTTCGGACCCCACTCATACATGTATTCTGATATACTGAAAGTTGACGGGTTCACTGTCAGGTCAACATACCTCTtccaattttacaaaaataaatatattaatgaaactaaaaaaaatattgaattaaaacaaaatctaacttgaaaagaatttatctaaaaagaaataaaaaaatcaactctttatcaaaaaactagaaattcaAAAACCCAAACCAACCCCTGTTTCTTACAACACAATTTAAAACGAAACGATTGCTAGCTTATTAGAATTGAATTGCGTTTTTTGGAACTACCAGGTTTAATGTGCAAAAATCACAATAGTTGAGGGACGATAAGTGCCGTTAAACGCAGATACCGGAGTCCACAATCCAAATCTTTTTCAACACTGTTGTGAATGCTGTTCAGGCCAAGGCCAAGGCcaagaaggataaaaagaaGGGCATAAGTGAGTTTGTCAGTCATATATTCTATGAACCAAATTCTGAGAGGGCGATTGCAATCCAACCAAATCAATTACTATGCGAATGAATATTGCTAATTATGCTTCACTCCAGTTGATTTTCCTGCCAGACCAACCCACTTTATTATATACCATCAAGAATGGCATGCATTTAATCAGTTATTCATCTGGGGTGGCCTTGGCTTTGTTTTGCACTAATTTTCCTTTAAGATTTAGAAGAAACACTTCTGCATCCACGCTCCAACCACATTCAATCCAAAGACAACactaatttcttgaatatttagtAGTTTTGAGAAGCAAAAGATGAAAACAACAGATAGTTCCTGGACAAAACTTGGTTTGATTACCCATATAACAATCAAGATAACAGACATTAAAATAGGTAACAGACGAGACCTCACTTCAACGAGTTTGAATACTCCTTATCAGAGGATTTTTATCTTTATGCATATGGTATCTTCCGCACAACTTCTCTAGAGTTGCAACTGAATGCTGCATAGCATTTAGCTTCGTGTCCATAAACATCCTCTGCAAAAAAGAGAAGTCAAAGGGAGTCACACAACCACCACAAACATTATACAAATCCAGAAACAAGAATTGGCAACCAACCCTATAGTCATCTCCATATTTCTCAACAAGCTGACCAATATGAACACGCTGCATTTTGGTCAATGGTTGCAAAGGTGCATGTTCTCCGTCTCTCCGCTTCTTCCCTAGAGCAGATTTCAAATCTACACAACCAAAATATTAACATCACAAATTAAATCATAGAGAGAGGACAAATTCATTCCAAATTTTAGCTTTCAAGTTCCAAGCATCCATATCATCCTTAAACTAATTGGAAAATTCCAAGAAGAGCTTACATGCGAGTAACACACATTCACTTCACAGCACTTTTAGCTTTTCTGTAGTCAATT harbors:
- the LOC7457940 gene encoding probable E3 ubiquitin-protein ligase BAH1-like 1; translation: MKFCKKYQEYMQGQQKQLPGVDFKKLKKILKKCRKDFESHQDHDGQSCPHHCPVCDGTFFPSLVKEMSAVVGCFNKRAQKLLELHLASGFRKYFMWFQGRLQKDHAALIQEGKDLVTYALINAIAVRKILKKYDKIHYSKQGQAFKSKAQSMHIEILQSPWLCELMAFHINLRETKVKPNKAPALFEGCSLTFDDDKPSLSCELFDSIKLDIDLTCSICLDTVFDPVSLTCGHIFCYMCACSAASVTIVDGLKAAEPKEKCPLCRKTGVYEGALHLEELNILLSRSFHKYWEQRLQTERIERIRQVKEHWESQCRAFMGV